The genomic segment AACGTACTGAAAGATGCTGCTTCTACAGCTATCTACGGTTCGCAAGGAGCAAACGGAGTTATTATTATCACAACCAAAAAAGGTTCGGCAAAAAAAGGCGCTACAGTTACAGGTTTTAGTTCGCAATTGTCATTCGACAAAGTCGCTAAAAAATTAGACGTACTCTCAGCTTCCGAAATCAGAGATTTTGCAAACCAAAAATTACAAAACAGCCTTGCTGAACACCCAAACTGGACTGTTGACAGCATATTCACCGACGGCGGTGCTAACACCGATTGGCAGGACGAAATATACCGAATAGGTATTACAACAAACAACAACCTTAATTTTAGCGGTGGTAGCGAAAATAGTTCTTACTATGCATCGGTTACACACGCCAATTGGCAAGGTGTTATGAAAGGAACCGAAAAAGAAAGAACAACAGCCAAACTAAACATTAATCATAAAGCACTTAACGATAGGCTTAATTTGTCGGGTAATATAATGACATCGTTCGAGAATAACGACTACGAAAATTACGACGGATACGATAAAGACGATATTATTTATCAGGCTATTTCGCACAACCCAACCGACCCCGTTTATAACCCCGACGGCACTTACAACAAAACTCAAAGAGAGTTTAACTACGAAAATCCGCTTGCTGTTATAGACATGATTACCAACGTTAGAGACCTGAAAAGCTATTTGGGTAATATCAGAGCCGATTACGAAATCATCTCCGACCTAACTTTATCGGTTAATGCATCGTATTTACGTAACGACAGCCATTCAAAATATTTCCGTCCCAAAGGCGTTTACGCTTCTGCCGACAATGGTTATGGTCGTCACGGGTACTCCAACAACGAACAAAAAACAATTGAAACAACCTTAACCTACGTTAAAAACGTAGATAAACACAATCTTGACCTTATCGGCGGACATTCGTGGCAAGAAAACAACTACAACGGATTTTGGGCACAAGGTTCAAATTCGCAGTCGCCTTTCATTGGTGCCGAAAATTTATCATCTTTAGCCGATGTTAAATACGGCGATATAGGCTCCTATCGCGGAATGTCGCGCTTAATCGGTATGTTTGTCAGAGCACAATATAACTTTAACTCAACATATTATGCTTCGGCATCACTACGTAGAGACGGTTCAACCAAATTCGGCGAAAACAACAAATGGGGGCTTTTCCCAACATTCGCATTGGGCTGGAACATGCAAAACGAAAACTTCCTTAAAGATGTTTCGTGGTTAGACCAACTTAAATTACGTGCTAGCTACGGTGTTTCCGGAAACCAAGCTATTGGAGAATACAGAAGCAGACTATCGTGGACTCCTAGCGGCTTAGCTATCAATCCCGAAACAGGCGAACAAGTTATTTCTTACCAACCTGCTTGGAACTCTAACCCAAATTTGAAATGGGAAAGAACAGCAGAAGTCAACTTGGGTATTGACTTCGCTATTTTCAATAGCAGAATTAGCGGTAGTATAGAATTGTACTCGAAAAACACTACCGACTTACTTGGTAGATATAGCGTTCCAGTACCACCAAACTTGGCTTCTACAACTTTTGCCAACTCAGGAGCAGTAACCAATAAAGGTATCGAACTATTTGTTCAAGCTTTTGTTATCGACAATAAAAATTTCTCGTGGAAAACAAGTTTAACGGCATCTCACAACAAATCGAAATTCACCGATTTGGGAGAATTTGCAACCGACTCATCGGGTGTTAGACACGAAGGATGGCTTACCGGTAGAGGTATGATTGGAGCTCAATATTACGTTACAGGTATTGCTGTCGGACACGGATTTGGCGAATTTTATCTACCCGAATTTGTATCTATATTAGATGGCAAGCCAGTTTATCGTTCGCTTTCAGGTGGTTACACAACGAATTTGGTCGAAGCAAAAAGATCATTTGTTGGCTCGGCAACTCCTGTTTTAGAAATTGGATGGTCTAACTCGTTTGTATTGTTTAACAATTGGACAGTTGACTTGGCTTTCCGCTCTATGATTGGAAACAAAGTCTTTAACGCTACAAAAATGTTCTTCGACGTACCCGGCAATATGCCTTCAATCAACGGAACACCCGACGCTATTGACTGGTACGAAAAAGGCAGAACCGACCAAAGCGTAATTTTCTCGGATTACTACCTAGAAGACGCTTCTTTCTTACGTTTAGATTACTTAGCTATCGGATACAACTTCAACGTTGATAAAATACATTGGCTAAAAGGTCTAAACGTTAGTATTATGGCTAACAACCTGTTTACTATTACAGGATACTCAGGCATAGACCCCGAAACTTTTGTAGACGGTTTATCATACGGTGTTGACCAATACAACGTGTATCCCAAAACGAGAACAGTTTCAATAGGCTTGAACGCTAAATTTTAATCAACATTTAAAAACTATTTAAGATGAAAAAAATAATAATAATATTAATATTAGCTATCGTTGGTACTACATTTTACTCTTGTACCAAATTAGATGAAATCTATTACGATAAAATTCCGGGTCATTTGTACCCCGAAAATGATGCTCAAATTGCCAATTTAAGTGTTGATGCCTACAAACGACTTCAAATACTTATTGACGACAACGGCTGGTGGTTCTTGGCTCAAGAAATGACCTCCGACGAATTTTGTTGTCCCGTTAGGGGTTCCGACTGGTTCGACGGCGGAAAATGGTTATATCTTCACACTCACCAGTGGACAAACGACATCGACGCAGTTAATACCATGTGGAGCGCTTTCTGGGAAGGTATTACATCGTGTAACCAAATTATTGATATGCTCAATACACTTGAAGACAGCGAAGCAATACATAGGAAAAAAGCTGAAGTTGAAGTTGTAAGGTCATTTTACTATTACCTGCTATTAGACAACTACGGCGACGCTCCTTATCTGACAACTGCCAATTTACCCAGCGATTTCTTACCAACTAAAATAAGTCGTAAGGCTATTTTCGATAGCATAACTACAACCGTAGCCAATAATGTGAAATATCTTAAAGATATTGACAACAAATATATGGCAACCAGATACATGGCTTATGCTTTGTTGGCTAAATTGTACCTCAACGCAGAAGTGTACACAGGCGTACCGCAATGGGAAAAAGCAGGACTATATTGCGATAGCGTTATGGCAGGACCTTATTCGTTAGAAGCTGACTTTTTAGCACCTTTTAAAACAAACAATCAAAATTCTTCGGAAATTATTTTCTCAATACCATTTGATGAAAATACTGCACACGGCTTCCGTCTTCACATGCGTTCATTACACTATCAAAGCAACTTAACATTTGATATGCCTGTTGGACCATGGAACGGCTTATGTGCCGT from the Lentimicrobiaceae bacterium genome contains:
- a CDS encoding SusC/RagA family TonB-linked outer membrane protein, whose translation is MKRYTLFKTSLLIFLLLGFVFNSFSQQIDVKGVVTDAKDGSTIPGVAIQVKDTFLGTLTDIDGNYSISVNKGETLVFSFIGYENQEIVVTNNIINVALITAVTDLDEVLVIGYGTQKKTDKTGAITHITSEELNKGLLTDPIQAMQGKAAGVLITKKGGDPNAGFAVKIRGSAGFDSNTSPLYVIDGVPNADPTAIAPGDIETYNVLKDAASTAIYGSQGANGVIIITTKKGSAKKGATVTGFSSQLSFDKVAKKLDVLSASEIRDFANQKLQNSLAEHPNWTVDSIFTDGGANTDWQDEIYRIGITTNNNLNFSGGSENSSYYASVTHANWQGVMKGTEKERTTAKLNINHKALNDRLNLSGNIMTSFENNDYENYDGYDKDDIIYQAISHNPTDPVYNPDGTYNKTQREFNYENPLAVIDMITNVRDLKSYLGNIRADYEIISDLTLSVNASYLRNDSHSKYFRPKGVYASADNGYGRHGYSNNEQKTIETTLTYVKNVDKHNLDLIGGHSWQENNYNGFWAQGSNSQSPFIGAENLSSLADVKYGDIGSYRGMSRLIGMFVRAQYNFNSTYYASASLRRDGSTKFGENNKWGLFPTFALGWNMQNENFLKDVSWLDQLKLRASYGVSGNQAIGEYRSRLSWTPSGLAINPETGEQVISYQPAWNSNPNLKWERTAEVNLGIDFAIFNSRISGSIELYSKNTTDLLGRYSVPVPPNLASTTFANSGAVTNKGIELFVQAFVIDNKNFSWKTSLTASHNKSKFTDLGEFATDSSGVRHEGWLTGRGMIGAQYYVTGIAVGHGFGEFYLPEFVSILDGKPVYRSLSGGYTTNLVEAKRSFVGSATPVLEIGWSNSFVLFNNWTVDLAFRSMIGNKVFNATKMFFDVPGNMPSINGTPDAIDWYEKGRTDQSVIFSDYYLEDASFLRLDYLAIGYNFNVDKIHWLKGLNVSIMANNLFTITGYSGIDPETFVDGLSYGVDQYNVYPKTRTVSIGLNAKF
- a CDS encoding RagB/SusD family nutrient uptake outer membrane protein is translated as MKKIIIILILAIVGTTFYSCTKLDEIYYDKIPGHLYPENDAQIANLSVDAYKRLQILIDDNGWWFLAQEMTSDEFCCPVRGSDWFDGGKWLYLHTHQWTNDIDAVNTMWSAFWEGITSCNQIIDMLNTLEDSEAIHRKKAEVEVVRSFYYYLLLDNYGDAPYLTTANLPSDFLPTKISRKAIFDSITTTVANNVKYLKDIDNKYMATRYMAYALLAKLYLNAEVYTGVPQWEKAGLYCDSVMAGPYSLEADFLAPFKTNNQNSSEIIFSIPFDENTAHGFRLHMRSLHYQSNLTFDMPVGPWNGLCAVYDFYQTYEDNDARKSGYFMTGQQYTHDGRIIIESITNEPLVIDPFVPAINMQEGNFTPKQIRTTGARVLKYEIKLGAKENLSNDFPLFRLSDIYLMKAETEIRLGRSGDQWINPIRRRAGVAEWNGATLQQLLDERGRELWVEGHRRQDQIRFGKWENAWWEKPATTPERRTFPIPKWATDSNPNLL